In Streptomyces sp. SN-593, a single genomic region encodes these proteins:
- a CDS encoding HAMP domain-containing sensor histidine kinase produces the protein MTSGPIRDPARTRDPARALGASWWTRRRAPRDGRRPFRVVVRGWLRRLWEALRPWDPTRSIKAALQALVIASVMITTLLVTLAIHSRTELRVITIFSIIASLLITQIVATNLTAPLREMTAVARAMAGGDYTRRVARMRRDEVGELAETFNRMAADLAAVDRHRKELVANVSHELRTPIAALRAVLENVVDGVSAADPETMRLALQQTERLGKLVTQLLDLSRLDSGAVRLDAKRFEVWPYLSAVLKTASLGADRGGSGGTHTRARADVPLHLDVSPPELVAYADGERLHQVVANLVDNAMKHSPPGGRVTVRARGGPAPGSLDLEVRDEGPGIPEADRVRVFDRFHRGSHPGTDGGTGLGLAIARWAVDLHGGRIEVAESPRGCRIHVTLPGRPGQPR, from the coding sequence ATGACCTCGGGGCCCATCCGGGACCCCGCGCGCACCCGGGACCCGGCGCGGGCCCTGGGCGCGTCGTGGTGGACCCGCCGCCGGGCGCCGCGCGACGGCCGGCGGCCCTTCCGGGTCGTGGTGCGCGGCTGGCTGCGCAGGCTGTGGGAGGCGCTGCGCCCCTGGGACCCGACCCGCTCGATCAAGGCGGCGCTGCAGGCGCTGGTGATCGCCTCCGTGATGATCACCACGCTGCTGGTGACGCTGGCCATCCACTCCAGGACCGAGCTGCGGGTGATCACGATCTTCTCGATCATCGCCTCGCTCCTGATCACGCAGATCGTCGCCACCAACCTGACCGCGCCGCTGCGCGAGATGACCGCGGTGGCGCGGGCGATGGCCGGCGGCGACTACACCCGCCGGGTGGCGAGGATGCGCCGCGACGAGGTGGGCGAGCTGGCCGAGACGTTCAACCGGATGGCGGCCGACCTGGCCGCCGTGGACCGGCACCGCAAGGAACTCGTGGCGAATGTCTCACACGAGCTGCGCACGCCGATCGCGGCGCTGCGCGCGGTGCTGGAGAACGTGGTGGACGGCGTCTCGGCCGCCGACCCGGAGACGATGCGGCTGGCCCTCCAGCAGACCGAGCGGCTGGGCAAGCTGGTCACCCAGCTACTCGACCTGTCCCGGCTGGACAGCGGGGCGGTCCGGCTGGACGCCAAGCGGTTCGAGGTCTGGCCGTACCTGTCGGCGGTGCTGAAGACCGCCAGCCTGGGCGCGGACCGCGGCGGCTCCGGCGGCACCCACACCCGGGCCCGAGCGGACGTGCCGCTGCACCTGGACGTGTCGCCGCCGGAGCTGGTGGCCTACGCCGACGGGGAGCGGCTGCACCAGGTGGTGGCGAACCTGGTGGACAACGCGATGAAGCACAGCCCGCCAGGCGGCCGGGTGACGGTGCGCGCCCGCGGCGGCCCGGCGCCCGGCAGCCTGGACCTGGAGGTGCGCGACGAGGGCCCGGGCATCCCCGAGGCGGACCGGGTCCGGGTCTTCGACCGCTTCCACCGCGGCTCGCATCCGGGCACGGACGGCGGCACCGGTCTGGGCCTGGCGATCGCGCGCTGGGCGGTGGATCTGCACGGCGGGCGGATCGAGGTGGCCGAATCCCCACGCGGCTGCCGCATCCACGTCACCCTCCCGGGGAGGCCCGGGCAGCCGCGTTGA
- a CDS encoding class I SAM-dependent methyltransferase: MSPILNNPVAKRLLRPAASLVDQRVQRPVSRLRKELDSLRREVKDLDRLRRQVEELRGQEYAVGLLFDRTGRSGPRLPTAAQIDRLVAEVAQVSGVDPKLARRNVTIAFRNVIALEALAVGRLAGSTQNVCGKLATVPLLDPPGAQVLEIGTLYGLFSATLLRMLHRAGIEPELTIVDPLVGTQLQPGGLEGLDPTGTPVRLDVVRANLALGGKAGERARVQVGFSGDPEVRAAVSDREYGVIVIDGDHSAQGVTEDLEWAEEIAAPGAIVVLDDYGDNKWAGVQQGADAYLAGSTRFELVGRVSTSAFLRARA, encoded by the coding sequence ATGTCGCCCATACTGAACAACCCCGTGGCCAAGCGGCTCCTGCGTCCCGCCGCCTCCCTCGTCGACCAGCGCGTCCAGCGCCCGGTCTCGCGGCTGCGCAAGGAACTGGACAGCCTGCGGCGGGAGGTGAAGGACCTGGACCGGCTGCGCCGGCAGGTCGAGGAGCTGCGCGGCCAGGAGTACGCCGTCGGGCTGCTCTTCGACCGGACCGGCCGCAGCGGGCCCCGGCTGCCCACCGCGGCGCAGATCGACCGGCTGGTGGCGGAGGTGGCGCAGGTCAGCGGGGTGGACCCGAAGCTCGCCCGGCGCAACGTCACGATCGCCTTCCGCAACGTGATCGCGCTGGAGGCGCTGGCGGTGGGCCGGCTGGCCGGCTCGACCCAGAACGTCTGCGGCAAGCTCGCCACGGTCCCGCTGCTCGACCCGCCTGGCGCCCAGGTGCTGGAGATCGGCACGCTGTACGGGCTCTTCTCGGCCACGCTGCTGCGGATGCTGCACCGGGCGGGGATCGAGCCGGAGCTGACGATCGTGGACCCACTGGTCGGCACCCAGTTGCAGCCGGGCGGCCTGGAGGGGCTCGACCCCACCGGCACCCCGGTCCGGCTGGACGTGGTGCGGGCGAACCTCGCGCTGGGCGGGAAGGCGGGGGAGCGGGCCCGGGTGCAGGTCGGCTTCTCCGGCGACCCCGAGGTGCGGGCGGCGGTCTCCGACCGGGAGTACGGCGTGATCGTGATCGACGGGGACCACTCCGCGCAGGGGGTCACCGAGGACCTGGAGTGGGCCGAGGAGATCGCGGCGCCCGGGGCGATCGTGGTGCTGGACGACTACGGCGACAACAAGTGGGCGGGCGTCCAGCAGGGCGCGGACGCCTACCTCGCCGGGTCCACCCGCTTCGAGCTGGTCGGACGGGTGTCGACCTCGGCCTTCCTGCGGGCCCGCGCCTGA
- a CDS encoding spermidine synthase: MAAANTDEAVVLDRREGPYGEAVLRRRGPHLEIIANGTFLMDTSDGRSERLLVDAALDALPAGRDGASVLIGGLGVGFSLARAASRPRWARIDVVERERAVIDWHRAGHFAAHTAGALDDPRVRLIHADLLAYLRTPPAPRPAAGPPAGGYDALCLDIDNGPDWTVTDNNGSLYSPSGLDDCRELLRPGGVLAVWSAQPSAAFEAALRGAGYSGVRTLEVPVSRGVPDVVHIAVKA, translated from the coding sequence ATGGCGGCAGCGAACACGGATGAAGCGGTCGTGCTGGACCGGCGCGAGGGCCCGTACGGCGAGGCGGTGCTGCGGCGGCGCGGCCCGCACCTGGAGATCATCGCCAACGGCACCTTCCTGATGGACACCTCCGACGGCCGCTCGGAACGGCTGCTCGTCGACGCGGCGCTGGACGCGCTGCCGGCCGGCCGGGACGGCGCGAGCGTGCTGATCGGCGGGCTCGGCGTGGGGTTCTCGCTGGCCCGGGCAGCGTCCCGGCCGCGCTGGGCGCGCATCGACGTGGTGGAGCGCGAGCGGGCCGTGATCGACTGGCACCGGGCGGGCCACTTCGCGGCCCACACCGCCGGCGCCCTGGACGACCCGCGGGTGCGGCTGATCCACGCCGACCTGCTGGCCTACCTGCGCACGCCCCCCGCGCCGCGGCCCGCCGCGGGGCCGCCGGCCGGCGGCTACGACGCGCTCTGCCTGGACATCGACAACGGCCCGGACTGGACAGTCACCGACAACAACGGCAGTCTCTACAGTCCCAGCGGGCTCGACGACTGCCGGGAGCTGCTCCGTCCCGGCGGTGTCCTGGCCGTGTGGTCGGCTCAGCCCTCGGCCGCCTTCGAGGCCGCTCTCCGGGGAGCGGGGTACTCCGGGGTGCGCACCCTGGAGGTTCCGGTCTCGCGTGGCGTGCCCGATGTGGTGCACATAGCCGTCAAGGCGTGA
- a CDS encoding response regulator transcription factor, producing MDSAQTTGAQRRVLVVEDDQTIVQAIAARLQAEGFQVRTAGDGPSAVDAAHSWQPDLLVLDVMLPGYDGLEVCRRVQADRPVPVLMLTARDDETDMLVGLGVGADDYMTKPFSMRELAARVHVLLRRVERAADAASTVRGASIHLGDLEIDHTQRRVRVGGADVHLTPTEFELLVCLAHQPRAVLSREQLLAEVWDWTDASGTRTVDSHVKALRRKIGAERIRTVHGVGYALENPTS from the coding sequence GTGGACAGCGCACAGACAACGGGCGCGCAGCGCCGGGTCCTGGTGGTCGAGGACGACCAGACGATAGTTCAGGCGATCGCGGCCCGCCTCCAGGCGGAGGGGTTCCAGGTGCGCACGGCGGGCGACGGGCCCTCCGCGGTGGACGCGGCCCACAGCTGGCAGCCGGACCTGCTGGTACTGGACGTGATGCTGCCGGGGTACGACGGGCTGGAGGTCTGCCGCCGGGTGCAGGCCGACCGGCCGGTGCCGGTGCTGATGCTCACCGCGCGCGACGACGAGACGGACATGCTGGTCGGGCTCGGCGTCGGCGCCGACGACTACATGACCAAGCCGTTCTCGATGCGCGAGCTGGCCGCGCGGGTGCACGTCCTGCTGCGCCGGGTGGAGCGGGCCGCCGACGCCGCCTCCACCGTCCGCGGCGCCAGCATCCACCTGGGCGACCTGGAGATCGACCACACCCAGCGCCGGGTGCGGGTCGGCGGCGCCGACGTGCACCTGACGCCGACCGAGTTCGAGCTGCTGGTGTGCCTGGCCCACCAGCCGCGGGCGGTGCTCTCCCGCGAGCAACTGCTCGCCGAGGTGTGGGACTGGACCGACGCGTCCGGCACCCGCACCGTGGACAGCCACGTCAAGGCGCTGCGCCGGAAGATCGGCGCGGAGCGGATCCGCACCGTGCACGGTGTCGGGTACGCCCTGGAGAACCCGACGTCATGA